The DNA segment GCCACTCTGGATGGTTACTTCAAGAAGGCACATATCGCTTATGTTTCTGCAACGCAAGGCCTCAGCCAGTTCTGTACACCAGCGGGTTCCTTGTGTCTAAGTGCAACGCAGCAAGATAACTTTACCCTTGCGACCAGTGGCGCCGCTGGTGAGGCACTGGTAAATTTCCTGCGCGGAGATCGCAGCAATGAAGGGACTTTTTTCCGCAAACGCACCCATGTACTTGGCGATATTGTTTCGTCCGAGGCCAGGTACGTGCAGGCACCTTTGTTCAACTATGCTGATGCCGCTTATGGCGACTTTAAAGCCTTGAGGAAGACCCGGGCTGGCCGAGTCTATGTGGGCGGAAATGACGGCATGCTGCATGCGTTCGATGCAGAAACCGGCCAGGAGTCGTGGGCTTATATTCCAAGCATGGTGTTGCCGAACCTGTACAAGCTGGCGGATAAAAAGTACTCGGATCCGGACATGCATCAGTATTTTGTCGATGGCACACCGGAAACCGGTGATATCTGCCCGAATGCGCCAGGCAGTTCGTGTACTGCGGCGCAATGGAAGACAATTCTGGTAGGCGGCCTGAATCGCGGCGGCAAGGGCTACTATGCGCTCGATGTTACCAATCCTGCATCACCCCAATTGTTGTGGGAATTTACCGATACCAATCTTGGTTATAGCTATGGCAATCCCAAAATTACCAAACTGAAAGATGGCACCTGGGTAGTATTGCTCACTTCGGGTTACAACAATGCAGATGGCAAGGGTCGCTTGTATGTGCTGAATGCCAATACCGGCACACTTATCAGAAGCATCGCCACCAGTGCCGGCAGCGCCGCATCGCCAAGCGGCCTGGCCCGCATCAGCGCCCATGCCCGCGAGCCGATGACCAACAATACTATCCAGGCAGCCTATGGCGGCGACGTCTTGGGTAACCTGTGGCGTTTCGATGTCAATAATGACTATGGCGTTGCCGGTTACGATGCGCATTTGCTGATCAGTTTCCAGGATGCGTCAGGCAATCCGCAACCCATTACTGTCAAGCCATTGGAAGTCACCGTGAATGGCAAGCCAGTCGTGTATGCCGGCACAGGGCGCTATCTCGGCAAGAGCGACGTGGGCGACACCAACAAGCACACGTTCTACGCAGTGCGGGATAACCTGGATGCCACGACACTGGCGACGCCACGCAGTCTTGGCAGCGGTTTCGTGAAACAGGTATTAACCGCCGATACATGCCCGGCAGGCTCGCCGGAGTCGGTTTGCAAAACGGGGCAGGTCGTGCGCACCAGTACGAACAACCCGGTGAATTGGGCAAGTGACAAGGGCTGGTATGTGGATTTCCTGACAGCCGGCGAACGCTCCAGCACCGACCCGGATCTGGGCCTCGGCACGCTCCTGTTCACAACCATCACGCCGGATGGCGCCAGTGCCAACGCTTGCGGCAAGCCCGACGGCGCATCTGCCAGTTATCTGTATTCCCTGAATTATCTGACCGGCGGTCCGGTCTCGGGAAATGCAGGCATCAGCGGCGTCAGCCTCGGAAATGGTCTGGTGACGCGTCCTGTCATGATCAGGTTGCCATCGGGTAAAGTCGTTGCGCTGGTCCGGTCTTCCGGCGGGTCGAAGCCAGTGGACGATGATCCAAGTTCGACTGACCAAGGCAGTACATTCGTTCCTGGCGTGACGACGAATGAAGCGGGTGTCGCCGGTGTTCGCAGAGTGTCATGGCGGGAGTTGCCGACGCATTAACCAGTTACGCCCGATGGGGGGCTTGCGCCTCCCGTCGGGCGGCGTGAATGGATAATTGCAAGTGCAGTTTTTATAGTGCGAAACCAGCGCCTTCATCTCTTGCCATTGCTGGGTGCGGTCGTGTTGCATATGGCCGTGGCATTTGTCTTAAACAATTGCATTGAGAGTGGCGGGGCCACTGCTTCGCAGCGCGCAAATCCTCGAACAATGGTGGCGTATATTAAGGCGGCTGGGGAAACTGCGAGCGTAATGGATGCGGTGCGTGAGACACCGATCGCGGCCGATACCCTGACGCGCAGGAGCCTCCACCCACCCGAGCCTGGCCAGGATCAGCACACCGTTCCCCAAGACATTCACGATCAGGATGCTGCAAACCAGCGCCAGTCGCCACCGTTCGACATGCCGGGGGACGTTTCCCCTCTGTTGCCGGCCGTGCTGCCCATGCCTGCCCGCTATTTTGAGCCGAAGGACTTGACGGAAAAGCCGCGTGTTTCACAGGATAATCCCGCGGGCCTCAGCTTGTTGGTGCCTGATATCTCGCCACAGCCGGCCATTGTTCGCCTGCTGATCAATGAGCAGGGCGAGGTTGACAGGGTGGAAGTGGAAAATTCCCAGTTGTCGGAACAGGCGGAACGTTTCGTTATCGATGCGTTCGCGAAAATAAGATTTACTCCTGGGAAAGTTGGTGACTTGCCCGTAAAAAGCTTGTTAAGGATCGAAGTGACACTGGAAAGCGCGGTGTCGCCACCCGCTTCCACGTCAATTCTTTCTGTCACGCCCATACAGCAACTTTACTGATCCAGTCCAGGGGGCCATGATGCCGAATCCGGCATCATGCATCACTGGTTTTCAGTTTGTGATATTTTTAATTGTTACTCTATTGATTTGTCGTCATCGTGTGTTCCTCTTCGCGCGGTCTTCAACATGCATCGGACAAGCCATGAAAAATATCAGAACCGAGAGCGACACCTTCGGCCCCATCGCCGTCCCGGCCGACCAGCTATGGGGCGCCCAGACCCAGCGCTCGCTTGAGCACTTCCACATTTCCAGCGAACGCATGCCGCCGGAACTGATCCATGGCCTGGTCGAAGTCAAGCGTGCCTGCGCCAAGGTCAACGCCGAGCTGCAGCGCCTGGACACGGCCAAGGCCGACGCCATACGGCAGGCAGCCGACGAGGTCATCGCCGGCCAGCATGCGGATAACTTCCCGCTTTCAATATGGCAAACCGGTTCCGGCACGCAGACCAACATGAATGTCAACGAGGTGCTGGCCAACCGCGCTTCCGAAATCCTGGGCGGGGAGCGCGGCCAGAAGCGCCTGGTGCACCCGAACGACGATGTCAATCTCGGGCAGTCTTCCAACGATATTTTCCCGACTGCCATGCACGTTGCGGCTAGCGTGGCGCTCACGCAGGCGCTGCTGCCGTCGCTGCGCGCACTGTCCGCGAGCCTGGCGCAAAAGGCAGGCGCTTTCGCCGGCATCGTCAAGATCGGCCGCACCCATTTGCAGGATGCCACGCCGCTTACCCTGGAGCAGGAGTTTTCCGGTTATGTCGCCCAGCTCAGGCACGCTGATGCCGCGATTGTCGCCGCATTGCCGTTGCTGCAAGAACTGGCGGCAGGCGGCACGGCGGTGGGCACCGGCCTGAATACCACCGCCGACTTCGGCGACCGCGTTGCCGCTGAATTATCGGCGCGCCTGCAGCAGCCCTTTTCGAGCGCGGCCAACAAGTTCGCTGCGCTGGCCGGGCACGAAGCCCTGCTGTTCGCGCATGGCGCCCTGAAAACGCTGGCGGGCGCGCTCATGAAGATCGCCAACGATGTGCGCTGGCTGGCTTCCGGGCCGCGTTCCGGCCTGGGCGAAATCAGCATCCCGGAAAACGAACCGGGCAGTTCCATCATGCCCGGCAAGGTCAACCCGACCCAGGCCGAGGCGCTGACCATGCTGTGCTGCCAGGTGTTCGGCAACGATGTCGCAATCAACATCGGCGGCGCCTCCGGCAACTTCGAGCTGAATGTATTCAAGCCGATGATCGCGCATAATTTTTTGCAAAGCGTGCGCCTGCTTGCCGATGGCATGAAGAGTTTCGAGGAACATTGCGTGCGCGGCATCCAGGCGAACGAGGCGCGCATTGCCGAATTGATGGAACGCTCATTGATGCTGGTGACGGCGCTGGCGCCGCACATCGGCTATGATCGCGCCGCGCAGATCGCCAAGCAGGCGCACCACGACGGCACCACCCTGAAGGAAACGGCGCTGGCGCTGGGCTATGTGACGGAAGACGAGTTTCAGCGCTGGGTGCTGCCGGAGCGCATGACGCGGCCGGATTGACAAGTCCGGTTGCGCAACGCCGCGGCACTCCGTGCCAATGCGTCTGCGGAACCTTGTGCCTGCGCGACAGGTCTGTCTGTGGTTATACTACCGCAGGACATTGTCAGGCAATCCATGGCGAAGCACGAGAAACTCATATTTGTCGATCTTGAAACGACCGGCGCCAATCCCATCGTCGACCGCATCACCGAAATCGGCATCGTCGAAGTGCAGGGGGAGCAGGTCACGCACTGGTCGACGCTGGTCAACCCGGAAGTCCCGATTCCGCCATTTATCCAGAACCTGACCGGCATTTCCGATGCCATGGTCGCCACTGCGCCGGCGTTCGGCGAGCTTGCCGAGGAAGTGCTGGCGCGCCTGCAGGGCGGTTTGTTCATCGCCCATAACGCGCGCTTCGATTATGGTTTTTTGCGCAATGCCTTCAAGGCGGCCGGCCACAGCCTGCGTGCCGACGTGCTGTGTACCGTCAAGCTGTCGCGCAAGCTCTTTCCCGAGCACGCCAAGCATAATCTCGACGCCCTGGTGCAGCGCCACGAATTGCAGGCGATGGGGCGTCACCGCGCCCTGGCCGATGCCGACCTCTTGTGGCAATTATGGCGCAAGCTCGAGCGCGAGGTGGCGCCCGAAGATTTTTCGTCGGCGCTGGCGCAACTGCTGCAACGCCCCAGCACGCCGACCCACCTGGCGCCTGAAGTGCTCGATGAAATGCCGGACACGCCCGGCGTCTACCTGTTTTACGGCGAAAACGATGCGCTGCTCTATGTGGGCAAAAGCGTGCGCCTGCGCCAGCGCGTGCTGTCGCATTTCAACGGCGACCACAAGCTGTTCCAGGACATGCGCATGTCGCAGCAGATCCATCGGCTGGAATGGCGCGAAACCGGCGGCGAACTGGGGGCGCTGTTGCTTGAGGCGCAACTGATCAAGGACCGCCAGCCAATCCATAACCGGGTACTCCGGCGCCAGCGCGAACTGTGTGCCTGGCAGCTGCCGTCGCCGGACAATGCGCAGGAGGCGCCGGCACTGGCCTATGCCCGCGATGTCGATTTTGCATCGACAGAAAACCTGTATGGCTTGTTCAGCTCGCGCAAGAAGGCCGAGGCAAGCTTGCGTGAAATCGCCGAATCTCACCAGTTGTGCCTGGTCATGCTGGGGCTGGAAAACAGGGTGCAGGCCGGCAAGCCCTGTTTTGCCCACCAGCTGCGGCGTTGCAGCGGCGCCTGCTGCGGCAAGGAGCCGCAGGCGCTGCACCAGGCTCGGCTGATGGCAGCGCTCGCAAGCCTCAAGCTGACGACCTGGCCTTATCAGGGGCCGATCGCGCTTGTCGAGGGCACGCCTGGCAGTACATCCCGGCAAGCCCATGTGGTGCATAACTGGTGCTATCTTGGCAGTGCCAACGCGGAAGAGGATATCTGGGCGCTGCTCGAGCACTCGCCGGCACGGCCGGCTTTTGACGTGGATACTTACAAGATCCTGTTGCGCGCCTTGCGCCTGGGGAAGGTGAAAGTGCGCCCATTGCCGCGCCCGTCAGAACCGGCTGCCGCCTGATTCATTTCTTTCTTGTCAACAAGGACTGATTCCCCGCATAATCTGGACACTTTTTCATTTTAGCAATATTGTCCGTTTATACAGGGAGGTTCCTTGGCTCGACATCATTGCGGCGCAGAAAACGCCGACAACGCCAAATTTTGTATTGCGTGTGGCGAAAAGCTGACTGCAGCAGAAAATCCCTGCCTGTCTTGTGGTGCGCCCAACAAGCCGGGCGCCAAGTTTTGCGGCAAGTGCGGCACGGGCATGAGTGCTACTATCGCAGCGACAGACGTGCCGGCCCCCGAGCCTGTGCCGCAGCCGGCAACCGAATCGATGTTTTCGCCGGCTCCGGTGGTGCAAACGGTAATGGCATCGACTGCGCGCGTTACTCCTGCGCCGGAAAAGACGCTGGAAACCATTTCCGATGCACCAAGGTCAGGCAAGAGCGGCGTCATGGTGCTTGGCGGTGCGGTGCTGGTGGCCGTGCTGGCCGGTGCCGGTTGGTGGTTCTCTGGCAAGAACGAAAATGTGCTGCCGGAAGCGGGTGTCGAAGTGAGCGCCAGCCAGGCGGTGGCGCAGCCGGTGCAGGCGCCACCGCCTGCGACGGTAACCGCAGCTGCAGCGGAGCCGGCTCCGCCGAAACCGGAAGCGGTACAAGCGCCGGTCGCCGCAACTGCCGATGCCAGCCCCCAGGTCATCGACAAGCCGCTCGAGGCAGACAAGAGCGCCCAGCCCGCGGCCGAGGACAAGGCGCGCCGCCTGCGCGAAGAAAAAGCCCGCCGCAAGGCCGAGCAGGATGCGCAGCGCCTCGAGGCAGAAAAAGTGCGCCAGCGTGAGGCAGAAGATCGTGCACGCGCCGAGCAACGCGCGCGCGCCGACGAGGCAGCGCGTCGCGCGCAGCAGCCGCAACAGGCGCAGCAGGCCGCATCCGGCTCGGTCCAGCAAACCTGCGGCAAATACACATCGGCCATCTCCCGCAGCCTGTGCGAAACCAGGGAATGCGCTCGTCCCAGCCTGTACGACACGGCTTACTGTGTCGAATTCCGCAAACGCTATGGCAATGGCGAGGAACAGCGCTTCTGACCGCATCCTTTTGCCCAGTCGACTTCGATAAAATTACTGCCCTGGAAAGGTTACAAGCATGAACCAGCATTCCGCCTCGTCGCGCAGCGCGCCGCTCCTGTCGGCACTC comes from the Janthinobacterium sp. 17J80-10 genome and includes:
- the fumC gene encoding class II fumarate hydratase yields the protein MKNIRTESDTFGPIAVPADQLWGAQTQRSLEHFHISSERMPPELIHGLVEVKRACAKVNAELQRLDTAKADAIRQAADEVIAGQHADNFPLSIWQTGSGTQTNMNVNEVLANRASEILGGERGQKRLVHPNDDVNLGQSSNDIFPTAMHVAASVALTQALLPSLRALSASLAQKAGAFAGIVKIGRTHLQDATPLTLEQEFSGYVAQLRHADAAIVAALPLLQELAAGGTAVGTGLNTTADFGDRVAAELSARLQQPFSSAANKFAALAGHEALLFAHGALKTLAGALMKIANDVRWLASGPRSGLGEISIPENEPGSSIMPGKVNPTQAEALTMLCCQVFGNDVAINIGGASGNFELNVFKPMIAHNFLQSVRLLADGMKSFEEHCVRGIQANEARIAELMERSLMLVTALAPHIGYDRAAQIAKQAHHDGTTLKETALALGYVTEDEFQRWVLPERMTRPD
- a CDS encoding 3'-5' exonuclease family protein; translation: MAKHEKLIFVDLETTGANPIVDRITEIGIVEVQGEQVTHWSTLVNPEVPIPPFIQNLTGISDAMVATAPAFGELAEEVLARLQGGLFIAHNARFDYGFLRNAFKAAGHSLRADVLCTVKLSRKLFPEHAKHNLDALVQRHELQAMGRHRALADADLLWQLWRKLEREVAPEDFSSALAQLLQRPSTPTHLAPEVLDEMPDTPGVYLFYGENDALLYVGKSVRLRQRVLSHFNGDHKLFQDMRMSQQIHRLEWRETGGELGALLLEAQLIKDRQPIHNRVLRRQRELCAWQLPSPDNAQEAPALAYARDVDFASTENLYGLFSSRKKAEASLREIAESHQLCLVMLGLENRVQAGKPCFAHQLRRCSGACCGKEPQALHQARLMAALASLKLTTWPYQGPIALVEGTPGSTSRQAHVVHNWCYLGSANAEEDIWALLEHSPARPAFDVDTYKILLRALRLGKVKVRPLPRPSEPAAA
- a CDS encoding zinc ribbon domain-containing protein, whose protein sequence is MARHHCGAENADNAKFCIACGEKLTAAENPCLSCGAPNKPGAKFCGKCGTGMSATIAATDVPAPEPVPQPATESMFSPAPVVQTVMASTARVTPAPEKTLETISDAPRSGKSGVMVLGGAVLVAVLAGAGWWFSGKNENVLPEAGVEVSASQAVAQPVQAPPPATVTAAAAEPAPPKPEAVQAPVAATADASPQVIDKPLEADKSAQPAAEDKARRLREEKARRKAEQDAQRLEAEKVRQREAEDRARAEQRARADEAARRAQQPQQAQQAASGSVQQTCGKYTSAISRSLCETRECARPSLYDTAYCVEFRKRYGNGEEQRF